A part of bacterium genomic DNA contains:
- a CDS encoding efflux RND transporter periplasmic adaptor subunit, translated as MEKKNRLQKVIVILGIIVVCIIIFYANQFLGSKQSAVEVTTGQVERGVFEQTVKATGILEPANKIKVRAEVEGNLREKRVKDGARVKQGEILVVVDQEKLKTEVTNAEIRLKRLQNNLKNLIENSGPYELAQAKNNLEKVKIALDYAEKNVATMKRLFDQEVITRRQLEEAERSYASAKLDYAVMQQQVAFQQQKFEKDVQELQGEVQIAEAELKEAQRKYNLAIIKAPIDGSIVEDSLKEKKYIGYGEEIFSIGDLSQFNAKVKVDELDISKVSTGQTATISSDAFKEVKLPGTVTDIAAQAIRQTFAEVEVTIKVDSTLGQPVRPNLSVDADILTYKQDSVLKVPIEAIVKQDEKKYVFIVTGNRVKKKEVIVGLTNSKYAIVETGVTEGEIIVLHNAAKLKDNDRIKIKKTKEKKA; from the coding sequence ATGGAAAAGAAAAATAGGTTACAAAAAGTAATAGTTATACTAGGAATCATAGTTGTTTGTATCATTATTTTCTATGCAAACCAGTTCTTGGGGAGTAAACAGAGTGCGGTTGAAGTTACTACCGGACAGGTGGAACGAGGGGTGTTTGAGCAAACAGTTAAGGCGACAGGGATCCTTGAACCAGCAAATAAGATAAAGGTTCGGGCAGAAGTAGAAGGGAACCTGCGTGAAAAACGAGTTAAAGACGGAGCCCGAGTTAAACAAGGTGAAATTTTAGTAGTGGTTGACCAGGAGAAGCTGAAAACCGAAGTTACAAATGCAGAAATCCGATTGAAACGACTCCAGAATAATTTGAAGAATTTAATCGAAAATTCCGGGCCGTATGAACTAGCACAAGCGAAGAATAATCTCGAAAAAGTGAAAATTGCGCTCGATTATGCGGAAAAAAATGTTGCGACAATGAAACGATTGTTTGACCAAGAAGTTATTACCCGTCGCCAACTGGAAGAGGCGGAACGGAGCTATGCATCTGCAAAGTTAGATTATGCGGTAATGCAACAACAAGTAGCGTTTCAGCAACAGAAATTTGAGAAAGATGTCCAGGAACTACAGGGAGAAGTGCAGATTGCAGAAGCGGAACTGAAAGAGGCACAGCGTAAATATAATCTAGCGATTATTAAAGCGCCGATTGACGGTTCAATAGTAGAAGATTCGCTTAAAGAGAAAAAATATATCGGTTACGGAGAAGAGATTTTTAGTATCGGCGATTTATCCCAGTTTAATGCAAAAGTTAAAGTTGATGAACTTGATATCAGCAAGGTCTCTACCGGACAAACCGCAACGATTTCATCGGATGCGTTTAAAGAAGTTAAATTACCGGGAACGGTTACGGACATAGCTGCTCAAGCGATTCGGCAGACGTTTGCAGAAGTAGAAGTAACCATTAAAGTTGATAGTACACTCGGACAACCGGTTCGACCGAACCTGTCCGTCGATGCGGATATTTTAACTTATAAACAGGATAGTGTTCTGAAAGTGCCGATTGAAGCGATTGTAAAACAGGATGAAAAAAAGTATGTGTTTATAGTTACTGGCAACCGAGTGAAAAAGAAAGAGGTTATCGTGGGATTAACGAATTCGAAATATGCGATTGTTGAAACCGGAGTTACCGAAGGGGAAATTATCGTTCTGCACAACGCAGCGAAACTCAAGGATAATGATCGGATTAAAATTAAGAAAACCAAAGAGAAGAAAGCATAA
- a CDS encoding GH1 family beta-glucosidase, with protein MTKRIFPSGFLWGTATAAYQIEGAYNEDGKGESIWDRFSHTPGTISQFQNGDIACDHYHRWQEDIELMAGLHLNAYRFSVAWPRIFPDGRGNVPNEKGLAFYNRLVDALLAKHIQPVVTLYHWDLPQALEDQGGWLNPDTSHYFADYAQVMFKSLGDRVALWITLNEPWVSAFVGYQNGIHAPGKRDAKGSFIAAHHLLLAHGLAVRSYRESQTCGRIGITLNFTPMYPASNKTEDQAAAIRNDGYVNRWFLDAIVRGQYPQDVWDWFMKKGWLFSLNPEDMKIISLPIDFLGVNYYTRGIIAADPNNPFLGAKSILGSGKRSAMGWEMYPLGLYDLLLRLWKEYMAPMQKPLYVTENGVAVDDNLKKGKVHDTKRIQYLQAHIEQVFKAIQAGVNVRGYFVWSLLDNFEWAQGYSKRFGIVYTDYPTQKRIIKSSGYFYKQVCEENGLVQ; from the coding sequence ATGACGAAACGCATTTTTCCTTCAGGATTCCTTTGGGGAACCGCAACAGCGGCATATCAAATTGAAGGGGCGTATAATGAAGATGGTAAAGGTGAATCTATCTGGGATCGGTTTTCGCATACGCCTGGAACGATTTCTCAGTTTCAGAACGGAGATATCGCCTGTGACCATTATCATCGCTGGCAAGAAGATATCGAGTTAATGGCAGGACTTCACTTGAACGCTTATCGGTTTTCAGTTGCCTGGCCGCGAATTTTCCCAGACGGCAGAGGGAATGTTCCGAATGAAAAAGGGTTAGCGTTTTATAACCGATTAGTTGATGCGTTGTTAGCTAAACACATCCAGCCAGTAGTAACCTTATATCATTGGGATTTACCGCAAGCACTTGAAGACCAGGGTGGTTGGCTGAACCCCGATACGTCGCATTACTTTGCGGATTATGCGCAGGTGATGTTTAAATCCCTTGGTGATCGAGTTGCATTATGGATAACATTAAACGAACCGTGGGTAAGTGCGTTTGTCGGATATCAAAATGGAATCCATGCTCCGGGTAAAAGAGATGCTAAAGGTTCGTTTATTGCGGCGCATCATTTATTATTAGCGCATGGTTTAGCGGTTCGCAGTTATCGGGAAAGCCAAACTTGCGGGCGAATTGGGATAACGTTAAATTTCACCCCGATGTATCCTGCTTCGAATAAAACCGAAGACCAAGCAGCAGCGATACGGAACGATGGATATGTTAATCGATGGTTTTTAGATGCGATTGTGAGGGGACAATATCCACAGGATGTATGGGACTGGTTTATGAAAAAGGGATGGTTGTTTTCACTTAATCCGGAAGATATGAAAATTATCAGTCTGCCAATAGATTTTCTCGGGGTAAACTATTATACGCGGGGAATCATCGCTGCGGATCCCAACAATCCGTTTCTTGGTGCTAAAAGTATCTTGGGTTCGGGGAAACGGAGCGCTATGGGTTGGGAAATGTATCCGCTTGGGCTATATGACCTATTACTGCGGTTATGGAAAGAATATATGGCACCAATGCAAAAACCACTATACGTTACCGAGAATGGCGTAGCGGTTGACGATAACCTTAAAAAGGGTAAGGTGCATGATACGAAACGAATCCAATATCTCCAAGCACATATCGAACAAGTATTTAAAGCGATTCAAGCCGGAGTAAACGTTCGTGGATATTTCGTCTGGTCGCTTCTGGATAATTTTGAATGGGCGCAGGGATATAGTAAACGATTTGGCATCGTTTATACCGACTACCCAACCCAAAAACGCATTATTAAATCAAGCGGATATTTCTATAAACAGGTTTGCGAAGAGAACGGATTGGTGCAATAA
- a CDS encoding N-acetylmuramoyl-L-alanine amidase, translating to MFRKIGVIGLIIGVVFAGCARVQIKKEPPVISTLGLPSYPIPLYASSLKGQKICLDPGHGGDAEVKNYKRGPTGVREAEVNLRVAQYLREFLEQSGAQVYMTRTADYFVGLNERSYFANTCGAEFFVSMHHNAVSNPKVNYTTTWYHADPDYELINLDLARYLQDGIANTLNLPQVTPRPLRTDYSIYPGAGFAVLRNTKIPAALVEASFHSNPEEEQRLADPDYNKREAYGYFIGLAKFFFSGIPKATILSPPAIIADRTPELKVQITDGLGGKEIIPSSLFFKLDTTRIIPTYDATSAIATAKPLTPLANNYHTLQPVYMNLHKTNVYPVKYVFQVAPPVNDLSMKIIPWLIPADGESLAAILITAKDEAGDPVADGTIIELTADNGSLVYTTISTLNGVAVGYIRSTTVAADVILTARSGQRTAVSSLKFDITKWGLLTGVVTDAQRARPIENAKIEITSMVDHPTTLTYRDGRYILDEIAAGEQSLLVSADGYQPIKLWITVEPNKTKFINFSLNRIP from the coding sequence ATGTTTCGTAAAATCGGGGTAATAGGTTTAATTATCGGGGTAGTGTTTGCAGGCTGTGCACGCGTGCAAATAAAAAAAGAACCGCCGGTAATCTCTACGCTCGGTCTTCCGTCGTATCCGATACCGCTGTATGCCTCGTCGTTGAAAGGGCAGAAGATTTGCCTCGATCCTGGTCATGGTGGTGATGCAGAAGTAAAAAATTATAAACGCGGGCCGACCGGTGTTCGGGAAGCGGAGGTGAATCTTCGGGTAGCGCAGTATCTCCGTGAATTTCTTGAACAAAGCGGCGCCCAGGTATATATGACCCGTACCGCAGATTATTTCGTTGGATTGAATGAACGGAGTTATTTCGCGAACACCTGTGGTGCAGAGTTTTTCGTTAGCATGCATCATAATGCGGTATCTAATCCGAAGGTTAATTATACAACCACGTGGTATCATGCTGACCCAGATTATGAACTCATCAACCTGGATTTAGCGCGATATCTCCAGGATGGAATCGCAAATACACTCAACCTCCCGCAGGTAACCCCGCGACCGTTACGAACCGATTATTCGATTTATCCCGGAGCAGGATTTGCGGTGTTACGGAACACCAAAATCCCTGCTGCGTTGGTTGAAGCTTCGTTTCATTCGAATCCGGAAGAAGAACAGCGACTCGCCGACCCAGACTATAATAAACGGGAAGCGTATGGGTATTTTATCGGGTTAGCGAAATTTTTCTTTTCCGGTATCCCGAAAGCAACGATTCTTTCTCCGCCAGCGATTATCGCTGACCGCACTCCGGAATTAAAAGTCCAGATTACTGACGGGCTTGGTGGGAAGGAAATTATTCCAAGCAGTCTCTTTTTCAAACTTGATACTACGCGGATTATTCCAACGTATGACGCAACCAGCGCTATTGCTACCGCAAAACCGTTAACCCCACTTGCGAATAATTACCATACGCTCCAACCCGTATATATGAATCTGCATAAAACGAATGTATATCCGGTAAAGTATGTTTTTCAGGTTGCACCGCCAGTAAATGATTTATCAATGAAAATTATCCCGTGGCTGATCCCAGCTGATGGCGAATCTCTAGCCGCGATTCTTATTACTGCGAAAGATGAAGCTGGTGACCCAGTCGCTGATGGAACCATAATCGAACTAACCGCAGATAACGGATCATTGGTTTATACGACCATAAGTACACTGAATGGCGTTGCGGTGGGATATATCCGGTCAACGACGGTTGCCGCAGACGTTATTCTCACAGCCAGATCCGGTCAACGAACGGCGGTATCAAGTTTAAAATTTGATATAACCAAATGGGGATTATTAACCGGCGTAGTTACCGATGCGCAACGCGCACGTCCGATTGAAAACGCAAAAATAGAAATAACTTCGATGGTTGACCATCCGACCACGTTGACCTATCGCGACGGTAGATATATCCTTGATGAAATTGCTGCTGGTGAACAATCGCTGCTGGTTAGTGCTGATGGATATCAGCCGATAAAACTCTGGATAACCGTTGAGCCGAACAAAACGAAGTTTATCAATTTTTCACTAAATAGAATTCCTTAG
- a CDS encoding ABC transporter ATP-binding protein produces the protein MVTLIDIVKIYDLGKIQVTALNKVSLTVEKNEFVAIMGASGSGKSTLMNIIGCLDTFNSGSYFLDGTEVSKLSENELAEIRNRKIGFVFQTFNLLPKYNALQNVELPMVYGGVSPAKRRERAFQALERVGLKERWQHRPNELSGGERQRVAIARALVNNPAILLADEPTGNLDSQMGKEIMETFARLHKEGMTIILVTHEADIAAYAFRNIRLFDGKIIKDERK, from the coding sequence ATGGTAACTTTAATCGATATCGTAAAAATCTATGATTTAGGGAAAATCCAGGTTACCGCATTAAATAAAGTCTCACTAACTGTGGAAAAGAACGAGTTTGTTGCAATTATGGGTGCGTCTGGGTCGGGGAAATCAACCTTGATGAATATTATCGGCTGCTTAGATACGTTCAACAGCGGAAGCTATTTTCTTGATGGCACGGAAGTAAGTAAACTATCTGAAAACGAACTTGCTGAAATCCGGAACCGGAAAATCGGGTTCGTATTCCAGACATTCAATCTACTCCCGAAATATAACGCATTACAGAACGTTGAACTCCCGATGGTATACGGCGGAGTGTCTCCCGCTAAACGAAGAGAACGGGCATTTCAGGCATTAGAACGTGTCGGGTTGAAAGAACGATGGCAGCATCGGCCGAACGAACTTTCCGGCGGAGAACGACAGCGGGTAGCGATCGCTCGGGCGTTAGTTAATAATCCAGCAATATTACTTGCGGATGAACCAACCGGAAACCTTGATTCACAAATGGGGAAAGAAATTATGGAAACTTTTGCGCGGTTACATAAAGAAGGTATGACCATTATTCTGGTTACACACGAAGCGGATATTGCTGCGTATGCGTTTCGAAACATCCGCCTGTT
- the dnaN gene encoding DNA polymerase III subunit beta: MKIVVDRSELQKCVGIVSNAVSVKSAMPILSNILVEAKDKEKKLRLAATDLDVGVEYEIPAEVNEKGGITLPAKKLSDIVRELPDAPVIISTEDTIAKIECEKTVFTLSGMPKEDFPVLPVFPKTGAFELPQKIWKSMVRKTSFAVSLEEMRQVLNGLYFWAKGNEVRMVATDGRRLAYIKGNVEDKIKDEIGVIIPIKAINELQTILGEEGNITIASTGTQIFFKTENSLVTSRLIDGQFPNYEQVIPKFCEKKIGMKSTRLLQAIRRVSVLASEKTNQIKFTIQPNCIQVSANTPEIGEAKDEFNVTYDGEEVQIAFNGKYLIDILKNIDAEEMSLEINQPLTPGVIKPVGDDNYINVIMPIKIT, translated from the coding sequence ATGAAAATTGTTGTTGATAGATCAGAATTACAGAAATGCGTCGGTATTGTCAGTAATGCGGTAAGTGTTAAAAGTGCTATGCCGATTCTATCAAATATTTTAGTTGAAGCGAAAGATAAAGAGAAGAAACTGCGATTAGCTGCAACCGATCTTGATGTTGGCGTAGAATATGAAATTCCTGCAGAAGTAAATGAAAAAGGCGGGATAACCTTACCAGCAAAAAAGTTAAGTGATATTGTCCGAGAACTACCGGATGCGCCTGTTATCATAAGCACTGAAGATACGATAGCTAAAATAGAATGCGAGAAAACCGTGTTTACCTTATCAGGTATGCCGAAAGAAGATTTTCCAGTTTTACCGGTATTTCCTAAAACCGGAGCGTTTGAATTACCCCAAAAGATTTGGAAAAGTATGGTGAGAAAAACAAGTTTTGCGGTATCCCTAGAAGAGATGAGGCAAGTCTTAAATGGACTCTATTTCTGGGCAAAGGGAAATGAGGTTCGAATGGTGGCTACTGACGGACGAAGATTAGCGTATATTAAAGGGAATGTCGAAGATAAAATTAAAGATGAAATAGGGGTAATTATTCCCATTAAAGCGATTAATGAACTCCAGACAATTTTAGGAGAAGAAGGTAATATTACAATCGCGAGCACTGGAACACAAATATTTTTTAAAACAGAAAATAGTCTAGTCACCTCGCGATTAATTGACGGTCAATTTCCCAACTACGAACAAGTTATTCCAAAATTCTGTGAAAAGAAAATCGGGATGAAATCAACCCGGTTATTACAAGCGATTCGACGAGTTTCAGTGCTTGCAAGTGAAAAAACCAACCAGATAAAATTTACCATTCAACCGAATTGTATCCAGGTTTCAGCAAACACTCCTGAAATTGGAGAAGCAAAAGATGAATTTAATGTTACGTATGACGGTGAAGAAGTCCAAATAGCGTTTAACGGGAAATATCTCATTGATATTTTAAAGAATATTGATGCGGAAGAAATGAGTTTAGAAATTAACCAGCCGTTAACCCCAGGAGTCATTAAACCTGTTGGAGATGATAATTATATTAACGTTATTATGCCAATTAAAATTACTTAA
- a CDS encoding YIP1 family protein — protein MNEIQQEFKPKVSGNGFIRYLVSIGNMLTSPKEEFRRVDEHPRVFQSILIPVVGTLLVSVANVIVGFRSPQFEEAMQKMPETMSTVMKYGAPIIGAIFGIIIMLMILLIKAGIIHVIAPFLNGKSTFKHAVSVLGYASTPGLIFGLLSLVYVFLNPNEYIPFNASLGLVFTKEKVGLLGYTFWNYIDLFTLWSLWLSIIGIAIVYKFSWKKAAVILLSLYLIGIGLGLGITKVFQPLIEKSNPMQVEDDTE, from the coding sequence ATGAATGAAATTCAACAAGAATTTAAACCAAAAGTTTCAGGAAACGGATTTATCCGATATTTGGTATCAATAGGTAATATGTTAACCAGCCCGAAAGAAGAGTTTCGCAGGGTAGACGAACATCCGCGAGTTTTTCAATCCATATTAATCCCTGTGGTAGGAACGTTATTAGTATCAGTTGCGAACGTTATCGTCGGGTTTCGGAGTCCGCAGTTTGAAGAAGCAATGCAGAAGATGCCGGAAACAATGTCAACCGTAATGAAATATGGTGCGCCGATTATTGGCGCAATTTTCGGGATTATTATAATGCTAATGATTTTACTAATTAAAGCTGGGATAATCCATGTTATTGCGCCGTTTTTGAATGGAAAAAGCACATTTAAACATGCAGTTAGTGTGCTTGGGTATGCTTCTACGCCAGGATTGATTTTTGGGCTCCTATCGTTAGTATATGTCTTCCTAAATCCCAATGAGTATATTCCATTCAACGCTAGTCTCGGATTAGTTTTCACGAAAGAAAAGGTCGGGTTGCTCGGGTATACCTTCTGGAACTATATCGATTTATTTACCCTATGGTCGTTATGGCTATCTATTATCGGGATAGCGATTGTTTATAAATTTAGCTGGAAAAAAGCTGCGGTGATTCTGCTATCGCTCTATTTAATAGGAATCGGTTTAGGGTTAGGGATAACGAAAGTATTTCAACCGTTAATCGAAAAATCGAACCCGATGCAAGTTGAAGATGATACGGAATAG
- a CDS encoding glycosyltransferase family 39 protein has product MSIYTQIKSFLFILLICWSIFIVSYFYYTNLALLYLYIKLVKIIISGDYYINFNNIYWKEIWLAIIGILFYTFPLTIIFKEKKKKISPRAITISFIIGLGTISVILELLGIFHFLHRKIIILVYLVLILLFLLTAKKRKTTIYFSQLTEQLVTHKIFYSCCLILIILITSFTFYHALFYPETYWDSLIYYLHYGKMIFEQNGFPTRVCAQVGLGLGANYPHLFPLIGGTLSILFGGYSDIFGQFIAPFAGLLATILLYFIARELFQSKLVAITTALLFRSVPFGIAYFTYATDYALVMLFTAGFLYTSLQYLHTRKQTWLWITGFIAAIQTHINYLGWIFFPVFVLLLFLSKENIKTVCLVLLFSILIAIPWYLRNWLVTGNPVYAFFPEIFGGKYINREVLASCYHEWRANGIGVPGETVFNRILYTPQFFFSDWRFAPVLFGFAIPGIILGLIHNRNRTGTTASRDNHFIYIIVTVLVLGLVYHIIISPFYLYQIVFIIPAIALLSGYFVREISEEPKAYPQLILVRKISKKIGFILVILVGLVPGLAMSIMGHKYANPNLIAFQHPGINHLQFMELVYGDAVPLWQYINKNLKNTKLLTHDNRYHMYDDSITIVHLDDWDIQHLYTVSNIEDKLDKLQQLGIQYYLFIPNERNHPIVSRLNLQELIDHNYLIEIYRSGEHILYQFNYALLGKNKKL; this is encoded by the coding sequence ATGAGTATTTATACTCAAATTAAATCATTTTTATTTATCCTTCTTATCTGTTGGTCAATTTTTATTGTTAGTTATTTTTATTATACCAATCTAGCGTTACTATATCTCTATATTAAGCTAGTAAAAATCATTATTTCCGGAGATTATTACATTAATTTCAATAATATTTACTGGAAAGAAATATGGTTAGCAATCATCGGAATACTATTTTATACTTTTCCATTAACAATTATCTTTAAAGAAAAAAAGAAAAAAATATCTCCTCGCGCAATCACAATATCTTTCATCATCGGATTAGGAACGATTTCTGTTATTCTTGAATTATTAGGTATATTTCATTTTCTCCATCGAAAAATTATTATCCTGGTATATCTTGTTCTCATTCTACTCTTTTTGCTCACCGCTAAAAAAAGAAAAACCACTATCTATTTTTCACAACTGACAGAACAACTCGTAACCCATAAAATTTTCTATTCCTGTTGTCTCATCCTTATAATTTTAATAACTTCATTTACATTTTATCACGCATTGTTTTATCCGGAAACATACTGGGATTCGCTTATCTACTATCTTCATTATGGAAAAATGATATTTGAACAGAACGGTTTTCCGACGAGGGTATGCGCTCAAGTCGGACTCGGGCTTGGTGCAAACTATCCGCATTTATTCCCACTCATCGGAGGAACCTTATCGATTCTCTTTGGCGGATACTCCGATATCTTCGGTCAATTTATCGCGCCATTTGCCGGATTACTCGCAACGATTTTACTCTATTTTATTGCTCGAGAATTATTCCAATCGAAACTCGTTGCGATAACCACCGCGTTGTTATTTCGTAGCGTTCCGTTCGGTATAGCGTATTTCACCTATGCGACCGACTATGCGCTCGTTATGCTATTCACCGCAGGGTTCCTCTATACTTCCTTACAATATTTGCATACACGAAAGCAAACTTGGCTCTGGATAACTGGATTTATTGCTGCCATCCAGACCCATATCAATTATCTCGGCTGGATATTTTTCCCAGTGTTCGTATTGCTTTTGTTCCTGTCGAAAGAAAACATAAAAACGGTGTGTCTGGTTCTCTTGTTTTCTATACTGATCGCTATCCCGTGGTATCTTCGCAATTGGCTGGTTACCGGCAATCCAGTCTATGCATTCTTTCCCGAAATTTTCGGTGGCAAATATATTAATCGAGAAGTGCTTGCTTCTTGCTACCACGAATGGCGCGCTAACGGTATTGGCGTTCCCGGAGAAACAGTATTCAACCGAATTCTGTATACTCCGCAATTCTTTTTTTCCGACTGGCGATTCGCTCCGGTATTATTCGGGTTCGCGATACCAGGGATTATCTTGGGATTGATACATAATCGGAACCGAACAGGTACCACTGCGAGTCGCGATAATCACTTTATTTATATTATAGTAACAGTTCTGGTTTTGGGCTTGGTCTACCATATAATAATTTCGCCATTCTATTTATATCAAATAGTATTTATTATTCCAGCAATTGCACTTCTATCTGGATATTTTGTTCGAGAAATTAGCGAAGAACCGAAGGCATACCCCCAATTGATTCTCGTTAGGAAAATCAGCAAAAAAATAGGGTTTATATTAGTTATTTTAGTTGGACTCGTTCCCGGACTTGCTATGAGCATCATGGGACATAAATATGCGAATCCCAATTTGATAGCCTTCCAACATCCAGGAATAAATCACCTGCAGTTTATGGAACTCGTTTATGGTGATGCGGTTCCGCTCTGGCAATATATCAATAAGAACTTAAAAAATACGAAACTGTTAACCCATGATAACCGATACCATATGTATGATGATAGCATCACCATCGTGCATCTGGATGATTGGGATATCCAGCACCTCTATACCGTTTCTAATATAGAAGATAAGCTGGATAAATTGCAACAGTTAGGTATCCAATATTACCTTTTTATCCCAAACGAAAGAAACCATCCGATTGTCAGCCGGCTTAATCTTCAGGAGCTTATCGATCATAACTATCTAATAGAAATATATCGTTCTGGTGAACATATTCTCTATCAATTCAACTATGCTCTTTTGGGAAAAAATAAAAAACTATAA